Below is a genomic region from Cryptosporangium minutisporangium.
CGTGACGCTCGACGTGGCGGAGGGAGTCGGCACGATCCGGCTGGCCCGGCCACCGATGAACGCGATCAACGGCCAGGTCCAGGACGAGTTGCGTGCGGTCGCCGGAGAGGCGGGCCGCCGGGACGACGTCCGGGCGGTCGTGCTGTACGGCGGGCCGAAGGTGTTCGCGGCAGGCGCGGACATCAAGGAGTTCGCGGACACCGACTACACCGGGATGGTCGCCAAGGCCGAAGCGCTGACCGGTGCGTTCACCGCGGTCGCGCGGATCCCCAAGCCGGTGATCGCGGCGGTCACCGGGTATGCGCTCGGAGGCGGGTGCGAGCTGGCGCTGACCGCGGACTTCCGGGTCTGCGGCGACAACGCGAAGCTCGGGCAGCCGGAGATCCTGCTGGGCATCATCCCCGGCGCGGGTGGGACGCAGCGGCTGACGCGGCTGGTCGGTCCGGCCAAGGCGAAGGACCTGATCTACTCCGGCCGGTTCGTGGACGCCGCCGAGGCGTTGGCGATCGGTCTGGTGGACAAGGTCGTCGCGCCGGACGACGTCTACACCGCGGCGGTGGAGTGGGCTTCGCGGTTCGCGAAGGGACCGGCGTACGCCTTGCGGGCCGCGAAGGCCGCGATCGATAACGGGTTGGACGGTGATCTCGAGTCGGGGCTCCGGCTGGAGAGCCACCTCTTCGCGGGCCTGTTCGCCACCGAGGACAAGCGGATCGGAATGGAGTCTTTCCTGGCCAACGGGCCGGGCAAGGCGGAGTTCAAGGGAGCCTGAGGAAGCCGACCGAGGACGCCGCCGCCACCACCCCGGCGTCCGACGGCGCGGGGCGGGCGGTGCTGACGTCGGCCACGCGCTGGTCACCGGCGTGAAGCCGGCGTAGGCGGCCTCGACTCGCGGCTCGCTCCCGTCCGATCGGGGGTGAGCCGCGGCCGGACCGTCACCGCGGTGCGGACCGGTCCCGCGGGGCCCGCGCCGGCCGTGCCCGTGCCGGCCGTGCCCGTGCCGGCCGTGCCCGTGCCGGACGTGCCCGCGCCGGCCGTACCCGTGCCGGACGTGCCCGCGCCGGCCGTGCCCGTGCCGGACGTGCCCCGGACGGACGTGCCCGGGGAAGCGCGCCAACCTCGACGCCAGAGCTCGGGCAGGCTCGGCCGGCGGGTGTGCCGACGACGGCGTGCCTGCAGCGCCCGGCTCCAGTGACCGACCCGGCGGCCGGTCGGCATCTCCACGTACCGGTGGAGCGCCACCGCCAGCGCGACGATCACCCCGGTGACGACGGCCAGCACCACCCAGCGGTTGAGCCCGAGCCAGGTGTTGCCGATCGTCAGCAGTGCGTACCCGATGTTCTCGTGGACCAGGTAGAGCGGGTACGTGAGCGCGCCGAGGAATCCGATCCGAGCCGCGCCGGGCACCGTCACCCCCGCCACCAGCGCGGCGAAGGCGGCGAACGTGACGAGCAGCACCCCCACGACCACACCGCCGGAGAACGTCACCCCGTACTTGGACGTCAGCGAGTCGGCGAACTGCACGCCGAGCACCGTCGCCCACGCGCACGACACCGCGGTCAGCACGGCGGTCGCCGCTCGCTGGCCGCGGGTGAGGTCCTCGCCGGGCCCTTCCTTCGCGAGCAGCGCGAAGCCGACGCCCGCGGCGAAGTACGGTGCCCAGTTTGGGACGAATACCCGCGACCAGTCGGTGGAGAGCGGCCAGGCCTGGTGGACGAACGACACGGCCAACCACGCCCCGACCCCGATCAGCACACGATTCGCGGTCAGCCCCACGACCGTGCCGAGCGCGACCAGACCGTAGAACGCGAGCTCGACGAGGAGCGTCCAGTAGACGCCGTCGACGTAGGTCACTCCAAACGCTTCGCTGCCCATCGTCAGGTTCGCCGCCCACTGTCCGAACGTGACCGCGAACCGGTCCCCGGGCAGCACCGTGACCAGTACCGCGGTGAGCGTGCACGCCACCCAGAACGTCGGGTACAGGCGCCCGGCGCGGTTGAGCAGGAACGAGC
It encodes:
- a CDS encoding enoyl-CoA hydratase/isomerase family protein, with protein sequence MTGEFVTLDVAEGVGTIRLARPPMNAINGQVQDELRAVAGEAGRRDDVRAVVLYGGPKVFAAGADIKEFADTDYTGMVAKAEALTGAFTAVARIPKPVIAAVTGYALGGGCELALTADFRVCGDNAKLGQPEILLGIIPGAGGTQRLTRLVGPAKAKDLIYSGRFVDAAEALAIGLVDKVVAPDDVYTAAVEWASRFAKGPAYALRAAKAAIDNGLDGDLESGLRLESHLFAGLFATEDKRIGMESFLANGPGKAEFKGA
- a CDS encoding acyltransferase yields the protein MSSTSHAEPQRHSGSSFPSDTRRARRWSELDVLRFLAAAAVVAFHWMFRSSTGGDPLATTGFEDVATFFRYGYLGVDVFFVISGFVILRSAWGRTTGSFLLNRAGRLYPTFWVACTLTAVLVTVLPGDRFAVTFGQWAANLTMGSEAFGVTYVDGVYWTLLVELAFYGLVALGTVVGLTANRVLIGVGAWLAVSFVHQAWPLSTDWSRVFVPNWAPYFAAGVGFALLAKEGPGEDLTRGQRAATAVLTAVSCAWATVLGVQFADSLTSKYGVTFSGGVVVGVLLVTFAAFAALVAGVTVPGAARIGFLGALTYPLYLVHENIGYALLTIGNTWLGLNRWVVLAVVTGVIVALAVALHRYVEMPTGRRVGHWSRALQARRRRHTRRPSLPELWRRGWRASPGTSVRGTSGTGTAGAGTSGTGTAGAGTSGTGTAGTGTAGTGTAGAGPAGPVRTAVTVRPRLTPDRTGASRESRPPTPASRR